The sequence below is a genomic window from Methanosarcinales archaeon.
CTTATGATCGTTTCAATGGACCTTGAGCTAAAAGACATACCTGGACAGCTGGTACAGGCACTGATCCCTCTTTCGAAGTTCGGGGCTAATATAATGAGCGTGATACACCATCACGATGAACGTACACCAAGGGGAAATATACCTGTACAGGTCGTATTCCAATTAACTAATAGCAAGCTTAATGATATCATTGATAAACTGGAAGAAGTCGGGGTCCGAATTGCCAGTATTGATAAAAAACATCTTTACGAAGAGATAACGGTAATACTTATTGGCCATATTCTCCACAGTGATCTGGGTGACACTATTGACCAGATCGACAGGACAGGCTTTGCAGAAGTGGTAAACTTATCAATCTCAATGCCCGGTATCGATGAGCCTTCTTCAGCTTCGCTGGTCATAAATGCGGTCGGCCTGCAAGAACTCCGGGAAGCACTTGGTATATTAAAACGAGTTGCCAGGGAAAAAAACCTGTTGGTAATTGAACCCATAGAAAAGGATTATCCACAGGTGTATAAATGAAACCTATGAGGCTTTCAATAATAGGATTTGGAGCTGTGGGTCAGGGAGTCGCACGGGCATTAATAAATAAACTTGATGAACTAAAGAAATCAGGGATCGATCTTAAGGTTGTGGCAATCTCTGATAGCCATGGTTCGTGTATTAATCCAAAAGGAATTGA
It includes:
- a CDS encoding amino acid-binding protein; translation: MIVSMDLELKDIPGQLVQALIPLSKFGANIMSVIHHHDERTPRGNIPVQVVFQLTNSKLNDIIDKLEEVGVRIASIDKKHLYEEITVILIGHILHSDLGDTIDQIDRTGFAEVVNLSISMPGIDEPSSASLVINAVGLQELREALGILKRVAREKNLLVIEPIEKDYPQVYK